Proteins encoded in a region of the Gemmatimonadaceae bacterium genome:
- a CDS encoding pitrilysin family protein — translation MRFSLGLFGLALAGPALCQRVDRAAQPVAPRAAPFKFPTIRAHRLPNGLRLLVVEDHSIPVVAVRAIVGADSTSDPPGKEGLYDVTLGALGEGSTTRSPDELAAAAAALGTAIVPTGFTTVSSAFVPALGLMSEMLTKPAFDSTSIERRKTAQLAAARRIAQAPVTIPRRLFYSLVYGANDPFVRSLIPTEATVASISRADVIAFYGRFFTPPTTTLAIAGDVTDSAALDAATRTFGGWQATSSPRDAEVKAVTARDTHIYLQDVPNAGTQAYLYVGAVGPSRTDSDAVATEAFAAVATARLQETLREKRSFIYSSTTGLTWRHAGAEGAFVGSANVSAQKADSALAEWLRILRELRTTRPPTAGELDAVRSARVGVLPSRIDGPDSIVTRLVEIARDRLPLDFFERYASRMSSVTLADLKLAAARHVDVAHLVIVVTGDARVLEPVLGAVKLAPVTVLPPQRGSAP, via the coding sequence ATGAGATTCTCGCTCGGTCTCTTCGGACTCGCCCTGGCCGGACCGGCGCTTTGCCAGCGGGTCGATCGCGCTGCGCAACCGGTGGCACCGCGCGCGGCGCCGTTCAAATTTCCGACGATTCGGGCCCACAGACTCCCGAACGGACTCCGCCTACTCGTCGTCGAAGATCACTCCATTCCGGTCGTCGCCGTGCGCGCGATCGTCGGCGCGGATTCGACGTCGGACCCGCCAGGCAAGGAGGGTCTCTACGATGTGACGCTCGGCGCTTTGGGCGAAGGGTCGACCACGCGGAGTCCAGACGAGCTCGCGGCCGCGGCGGCGGCTCTCGGAACCGCGATCGTTCCAACCGGCTTCACCACGGTCTCGTCGGCCTTCGTGCCCGCTCTCGGCCTCATGTCCGAAATGCTCACGAAGCCTGCGTTCGACTCGACGTCGATCGAGCGGCGAAAGACCGCGCAACTGGCCGCGGCGCGGCGAATCGCGCAGGCGCCGGTCACGATCCCGCGCCGCTTGTTCTACTCGTTGGTGTATGGGGCGAACGATCCGTTCGTCCGGTCGCTGATTCCAACTGAGGCGACGGTCGCATCGATCAGTCGCGCGGACGTCATCGCCTTCTACGGCCGATTCTTCACGCCGCCGACGACAACATTGGCAATCGCCGGCGATGTGACCGATTCGGCCGCGCTCGACGCCGCCACACGAACGTTTGGCGGATGGCAGGCCACGTCGTCACCGCGCGACGCCGAGGTCAAGGCGGTCACCGCTCGCGACACCCACATCTATCTGCAGGACGTGCCGAACGCCGGGACGCAGGCATACCTGTATGTCGGAGCCGTCGGACCGTCCCGTACCGATTCCGACGCGGTCGCCACGGAGGCGTTCGCGGCGGTCGCGACCGCTCGACTCCAGGAGACCCTTCGCGAGAAGCGCTCGTTCATTTACTCGAGCACCACGGGTCTCACCTGGCGGCACGCGGGGGCTGAAGGCGCGTTCGTCGGGAGCGCCAATGTGAGCGCTCAAAAGGCGGATAGCGCTCTCGCCGAGTGGCTCCGGATTCTGCGCGAGTTGCGCACGACGCGTCCGCCAACCGCCGGAGAGCTCGACGCCGTACGCTCAGCTCGAGTGGGGGTGCTGCCGTCCCGCATCGATGGGCCGGATTCGATCGTGACCCGGCTCGTGGAGATCGCGCGTGACAGGCTGCCGCTCGATTTCTTCGAGCGGTATGCCTCACGGATGTCATCCGTCACTTTGGCCGACCTAAAGTTGGCGGCAGCGCGCCACGTGGACGTCGCCCACCTGGTGATAGTCGTGACCGGGGACGCTCGCGTTCTGGAGCCGGTTCTGGGTGCGGTCAAGCTGGCTCCCGTGACCGTGTTGCCTCCCCAGCGGGGCTCCGCTCCATAG
- the deoC gene encoding deoxyribose-phosphate aldolase — translation MTAPASAKPTLTLVTTPRPLPTDHVERNPGMALDLDVVRAIRVNRSAVERRAATIPTRRTVKKEWQAAWLLRAITLIDLTTLSGDDTPGNVRRLCAKARHPLRDDIAHSLGVRQLGVRVGAVCVYHSLVPTAVDALAGSNIPVAAVSTGFPAGLSPIDQRVQEIRASVAAGAREIDIVITRAHVLTGNYEALYDEVKRFREACGDAHMKAILATGELATLGNVARASVVAMQAGADFIKTSTGKEGVNATLPFGVVMCRMIREYFERTGYAVGFKPAGGIRSAKNALEYLYLMKEELGDRWLRADLFRFGASSLLTDIERQLEHFVTGRYAAAHHQPMP, via the coding sequence ATGACCGCGCCCGCCTCCGCCAAGCCCACCCTCACGCTCGTCACCACGCCGCGGCCGCTGCCGACGGATCATGTCGAGCGGAATCCGGGCATGGCGCTCGATCTGGACGTCGTGCGGGCGATTCGGGTGAATCGAAGTGCCGTCGAACGCCGAGCCGCGACGATTCCGACGCGCCGTACGGTGAAGAAGGAATGGCAGGCCGCGTGGCTGCTCCGCGCCATCACGCTGATCGACCTCACGACGCTGTCGGGCGATGACACGCCTGGCAACGTGCGACGACTGTGCGCCAAAGCGCGCCATCCATTGCGCGACGACATCGCGCACTCGTTGGGCGTGCGGCAGCTCGGCGTTCGCGTCGGCGCGGTGTGCGTCTACCACTCACTCGTCCCGACGGCGGTCGACGCGTTGGCGGGATCGAACATTCCGGTCGCGGCCGTATCCACGGGATTTCCGGCGGGGCTCAGCCCGATCGATCAGCGCGTTCAGGAGATTCGCGCGAGCGTTGCCGCCGGCGCCCGGGAGATCGACATCGTCATCACGCGAGCGCACGTGCTCACCGGCAACTACGAGGCGCTGTACGACGAGGTCAAACGCTTCCGCGAAGCGTGCGGTGACGCGCACATGAAAGCGATTCTCGCAACCGGTGAGCTGGCGACGCTGGGCAACGTCGCGCGCGCGAGCGTGGTGGCGATGCAAGCGGGCGCAGACTTCATCAAGACGTCGACCGGCAAGGAAGGCGTGAACGCGACGCTTCCTTTCGGTGTCGTCATGTGCCGAATGATTCGCGAGTACTTCGAGCGCACCGGCTACGCTGTCGGCTTCAAGCCGGCGGGCGGGATTCGGTCCGCCAAGAACGCGCTCGAGTATTTGTACTTGATGAAAGAAGAGCTGGGCGACCGGTGGCTTCGCGCCGATCTCTTCCGCTTCGGCGCCAGCTCGCTCCTTACCGACATCGAACGGCAGCTCGAGCATTTCGTGACCGGACGGTACGCCGCGGCACACCACCAACCGATGCCGTAG